In Manduca sexta isolate Smith_Timp_Sample1 chromosome 23, JHU_Msex_v1.0, whole genome shotgun sequence, one DNA window encodes the following:
- the LOC115448272 gene encoding proteasome subunit beta type-7 produces the protein MASVLLPETPAPGFSFENCQRNAFLAQKGFPAPKATKTGTTIVGIIYADGVILGADTRATENTVVSDKNCQKIHYLASNMYCCGAGTAADTEMTTQTVASQLELQRLHTGRTVPVETASTLLKRMLFRYQGHIGAALVLGGVDRTGPHIYCIYPHGSVDKLPYATMGSGSLAAMSVFEAGWKPNMSEEEGKKLVRDAIAAGIFNDLGSGSNVDMCVIRNSGPAQYLRTYEEANIKGKKQGSYRYAPGTTAILKQRVIPLEVESVAVHPVSRPQAMEVETH, from the exons atggcaTCAGTCTTATTACCGGAAACACCAGCGCCAGGGTTTTCATTCGAAAATTGTCAGCG CAATGCTTTTCTTGCGCAGAAGGGCTTTCCAGCTCCTAAAGCCACTAAAACTGGAACTACGATCGTCGGTATAATATATGCGGATGGCGTTATTCTTGGTGCCGACACGCGAGCTACAGAAAACACCGTTGTATCGGATAAAAACTGTCAGAAAATCCATTATTTGGCATCCAACATGTATTGCTGCGGAGCGGGTACAGCTGCAGACACGGAAATGACGACGCAGACGGTGGCATCGCAACTAGAGCTGCAGCGTCTACATACCGGGCGCACTGTGCCGGTAGAGACCGCGTCGACTCTGCTGAAGCGCATGCTGTTCCGTTACCAAGGTCACATAGGTGCTGCTCTCGTGCTTGGCGGAGTCGATCGCACTGGGCCTCACATTTACTGCATCTACCCTCATGGTTCTGTGGACAAGCTTCCCTATGCTACTATGG GATCTGGATCATTGGCAGCCATGTCTGTATTTGAAGCAGGCTGGAAACCAAACATGTCTGAGGAAGAAGGCAAGAAGCTGGTGCGTGATGCAATTGCTGCTGGTATCTTTAATGATTTGGGTTCCGGCTCCAATGTTGATATGTGCGTTATTCGCAATTCTGGGCCTGCTCAGTATCTTAGGACTTATGAGGAAGCTAACATAAAG GGCAAAAAACAAGGTTCATACAGATATGCTCCAGGCACTACTGCTATTCTGAAACAGAGAGTGATACCTCTCGAAGTGGAGTCTGTTGCAGTACACCCAGTGTCTCGTCCACAAGCCATGGAAGTCGAAACCCATTGA
- the LOC115448279 gene encoding dnaJ homolog shv, translating into MFANAAYVGLIYFMSALVLTLAGRDFYQILGVSHSASTNEIKKAYRKLAKALHPDKNQDDPDASQKFQDLGAAYEALSDPEKRELYDRCGEDCLKKDGMMNNNDPFASFFGDFGFHFGGEPQQHETPRGADIVMELTVSLDELYNGNFIEITRNKPVIKPAAGTRKCNCRQEMVTRNLGPGRFQMMQQTVCDECPNVKFVNEERLLEIEVEVGAPDSHKSRLRGEGEPHVDGEPGDLIIVLRTERHPRFTRKGDDLYTNVTISLQDALTGFTLELEHLDGHKVQVSRDKVTWAGARVRKKGEGMPNFENNNLHGNLYVTFDIEFPKQDFTDTEKEALRKILNQTPNNKIYNGL; encoded by the exons ATGTTTGCCAACGCGGCATATgtgggtttaatttattttatgtcggCACTAGTTTTAACACTAGCCGGCCGTGATTTTTACCAGATACTCGGTGTATCCCATTCAGCTAgcacaaatgaaattaaaaaagctTACAGAAAACTAGCGAAAGCTTTACATCCTGACAAAAATCAAGATGATCCTGACGCTTCCCAAAAGTTTCAAGATTTGGGAGCCGCGTATGAGGCTCTGTCCGATCCGGAAAAGCGAGAGCTATACGACCGCTGCGGTGAAGATTGCTTAAAAAAAGATGGTATGATGAATAACAATGATCCTTTCGCGAGTTTCTTCGGGGATTTCGGTTTCCATTTTGGTGGGGAGCCTCAACAACACGAAACTCCCCGGGGTGCGGACATTGTTATGGAGCTCACAGTATCTCTTGATGAACTTTATAATGGGAATTTCATTGAG ATTACACGCAATAAACCAGTAATTAAGCCAGCAGCAGGTACTCGCAAATGCAATTGCAGACAGGAGATGGTGACACGAAATCTAGGCCCTGGGCGTTTCCAAATGATGCAGCAAACAGTCTGTGATGAATGTCCCAATGTTAAATTTGTAAATGAAGAGAGACTCCTAGAAATTGAG GTAGAAGTAGGTGCGCCAGACAGCCATAAATCAAGGCTACGTGGGGAGGGTGAACCTCATGTGGATGGAGAGCCTGGTGACTTGATAATTGTTCTCAGGACGGAAAGACATCCAAGATTTACTCGTAAAGGCGATGATCTCTACACTAATGTTACAATATCTCTACAG gaTGCTCTCACTGGCTTCACACTGGAACTGGAGCACTTAGATGGACACAAGGTTCAAGTTTCTAGGGACAAGGTGACGTGGGCGGGAGCCCGTGTGAGGAAGAAGGGTGAAGGAATGCCAAACTTCGAAAACAATAACCTCCATGGAAACCTTTATGTCACTTTTGATATTGAATTCCCGAAACAAGACTTCACAGATACCGAGAAAGAGG CTCTACGGAAAATACTTAATCAGACtccaaataacaaaatatacaatggACTATAA
- the LOC115448271 gene encoding protein O-mannosyltransferase 1, with amino-acid sequence MELVSNIKEQKDIKKTDNEVNEFQHNSYVEKAITTSKREVGDGAPAETEHEKNTILPDAEKMETHSSFYLHLKIDIVCASLLILALTTRLYRLDEPRYIVFDELHYGRYVSLYTKGVFFFDAHPPLGKQLLYLAGRAAGYDGNFTFDRIGTPYTENVPVRALRLVPALAGSLLVPVTYQLMLEICMYPWTAILAALLVLFENCFLAQSRFMLLESIQILFGLCGVLCAIKSTRKSGLASVLWLCLGAFLLGCCFSVKYSGLYTYFLSFFLVGRHVWRRFSFSESGVHLAFSTLWRVIILICIPLSVYLGVFYAHLEMLPKAGPHDSVMTSAFQASLQGGLASITRGQPLHVAHGSQITLRHTHGRTCWLHSHAHVYPVRYTDGRGSSHQQQVTCYSFKDVNNWWIVKRPEQATLAVARPPDAIRHGDVVQLLHGITSRALNSHDVAAPVSPQSQEVSCYIDYNVSMPAQNLWRVDILNRDSDDATWDSIRSLVRLIHVDSGSGLRFSGRQLPSWGFHQHEVVADKVLTHQDTIWNVEEHRYTKAEDRRERERELVSAEMIPTAVTQLSYWEKFAELQYKMIAHAPDAPHGHMFASEPVEWPLLVRSIAYWLSPNSNAQIHLIGNLVTWYAGTISVFVYTGFLTLYAVRQRRACADLPQPAVRKFYDAGYILFLGYWIHYLPYFFVDRTLFLHHYLTAYIFKILLLSYIIDHIYYVIRLREKTRSFANLFLLCIVVWLSYVIITFNKFSVLNYGNVDLTENDLISLRWKDSWDFILHKKT; translated from the exons ATGGAATTGGTGTCAAACATAAAAGAACAAAAAGATATTAAGAAAACAGATAATGAGGTCAATGAATTCCAGCACAACAGTTATGTAGAAAAAGCCATAACAACTTCTAAAAGAGAAGTA gGTGATGGTGCACCGGCAGAGACTGAACATgagaaaaatacaatactgcCCGATGCGGAAAAAATGGAGACGCattcaagtttttatttacatttgaaaatTGACATTGTCTGTGCTAGTTTGCTGATACTCGCCCTTACTACTCGATTGTATAGGCTGGATGAACCTCGTTATATTGT aTTTGATGAACTTCACTATGGCAGATATGTATCTCTGTATACCAAAGGAGTGTTTTTTTTTGACGCACATCCTCCACTAGGCAAACAGTTGCTGTACTTAGCGGGTAGGGCAGCTGGATATGATGGGAATTTCACATTTGACCGAATAGGAACTCCGTACACAGAGAATGTGCCTGTGAGAGCTCTTAGATTAGTCCCAGCATTAGCAGGCAGTTTACTTGTGCCTGTCACATATCAATTAATGTTAGAGATTTGTATGTATCCATGGACTGCCATACTTGCTGCCCttttagttttgtttg AAAACTGTTTTCTAGCTCAATCAAGATTTATGCTCCTAGaaagtatacaaatattatttggatTGTGTGGAGTGTTATGCGCTATTAAAAGTACACGAAAATCTGGACTTGCTTCAGTACTTTGGCTTTGCCTAGGTGCTTTTTTATTAGGTTGTTGTTTTTC AGTTAAATATTCGGGTCTCTACACTTATTTCCTATCGTTTTTCCTGGTCGGACGACATGTATGGCGACGTTTCAGCTTTTCGGAATCTGGCGTCCATCTTGCATTTTCAACATTATGGAGAGTGATAATTTTAATCTGCATACCATTATCTGTCTACCTCGGCGTATTCTATGCGCATTTAGAGATGTTACCAAAAGCGGGACCTCATGACAGTGTGATGACAAGCGCGTTTCAAGCATCTCTACAAGGTGGCCTCGCGAGTATAACGCGGGGGCAACCTCTGCATGTTGCGCACGGCTCGCAGATTACTCTCAG gcaCACACATGGTCGCACATGTTGGTTGCATTCGCACGCGCACGTGTACCCCGTGCGTTACACCGACGGGCGCGGCTCATCGCATCAGCAACAAGTGACGTGCTACAGTTTTAAGGACGTCAACAACTGGTGGATAGTGAAGCGACCTGAGCAAGCCACTCTCGCAGTCGCTCGGCCGCCCGATGCGATCCGACACGGAGATGTCGTGCAACTGCTTCACGGGATCACAAGCAGAGCGCTGAACTCGCATGACGTAGCAGCACCGGTGTCGCCGCAGTCTCAG gAAGTATCTTGTTACATCGACTATAACGTCTCGATGCCAGCTCAGAATCTCTGGCGCGTGGATATTCTAAACCGAGATTCCGATGATGCGACATGGGACAGTATTCGCTCTTTAGTCCGACTAATACATGTTGATTCCGGTTCCGGTCTACGCTTCAGCGGTCGACAGCTTCCCTCGTGGGGATTTCATCAGCATGAAGTAGTTGCTGACAAAGTCCTGACACACCAGGATACTATTTGGAATGTTGAAGAACATCGATATACAAAAG CGGAAGATAGACGAGAACGGGAACGTGAACTTGTGAGTGCGGAAATGATACCGACTGCTGTGACGCAGCTGAGTTACTGGGAAAAGTTCGCGGAGTTGCAGTACAAGATGATTGCGCACGCGCCGGACGCGCCGCACGGACACATGTTCGCTAGCGAGCCCGTCGAGTGGCCACTGCTAGTGCGATCCATTGCTTACTGGCTGTCACCTAACTCTAAT gCACAAATACATCTAATCGGTAACCTTGTAACTTGGTATGCAGGGACCATATCCGTATTTGTTTATACCGGCTTCTTGACTTTGTACGCCGTCAGACAACGTCGCGCGTGCGCCGATTTACCCCAACCAGCTGTGCGGAAATTCTATGATGCCGGTTACATTCTCTTCCTTGGATACTGGATACATTACCTTCCTTATTTCTTTGTAGATCGGACTTTATTCCTCCACCACTACCTCACTGCCTATATTTTTAAGATCCTTCTTTTATCATACATTATTGaccatatttattatgtaatacgaCTCAGAGAGAAGACGCGTTCGTTCGCGAATTTGTTCTTACTGTGTATAGTGGTATGGTtatcttatgttataataacTTTCAATAAGTTCAGTGTACTGAATTACGGAAACGTAGATTTGACTGAAAATGATCTTATAAGTCTTAGATGGAAAGACTCTTGGGACTTTATATTGCacaaaaaaacttaa